CCGGCGACGTGACGACGGCGTCGCGCACCTGGTGGCGCTGACCGGCGTACCGGAAACCGGCGGCGCCGGACCCCAGCGGGTCCGGCGCCGTTCCGCTCACCGCGAGGCCGGCCGTCCGAGCGATCCGGGTCAGCCGGCCCGGACCGCTCCGGCCATGATCGAGTTCGTCAGGAAAGCGTCGACCGTGGCCTGGTCGGCGGGCGTGAACGCGGCGCGCGGGATGGCGATCGACGCGGCACCGTTGCGGAGCAGCCACATGTCCGGCAGCAGGCGGACCCAGGCGAGGCCGGACCAGCTCACCCGGGTGCTGCTGTTGACGCCCTGAATCTCGGCGCCGGCCTCGGTCAGGATGTACCGCATCGGTGTCGCGATGTGTTTGCGCTGCGTGAGCCAGGTGAGCGCGGCCAGTGCCTCGGGGTTGAAGGTGAGGATCAGCCCGGTCAGCACCAGCCAGAACGAGCGGGTCCTCTCCTCGTCGTCGAAGGCGAGGAACAGCGCGAAGAACACCGTGAGCGCGCCGCCGGCAATCCGCATCTGCCGGCTCCGCGGAAACATCGCCGCGAACATCCGCCGCAGCCATCCGAAGGTGTATCCATATTCGCCGCTGATCTGCACGGCGGCAGTATCCCATGATCTTGACCGGGGTCGATCTTGCCGGCGGCCAGAACCGGCGGTGGCTCTACCTTGCGGCGCAAGGTACTCTGTCGTGCATGGCAGAGGGAGCGCAGTTGGCGTCCGGTCTCCGGCGCGGCACGCTGGAGTTCTGTGTGCTGGCGATGGTCGAGCGTGAGGACCGCTACGGGACCGAGATCGTGCGGCGGCTCGCCGAGGAGCAGACTCTCGCCGCGACCGAGGGGACCATCTATCCGCTGCTGTCCCGGCTGCGCCGCGGTGGACTGCTGGACAGCAAGTGGGCCGAGTCGCCCAGTGGGCCGCCCCGGCGCTATTACAGCCTCACCCCGTCCGGGCGGGACGCGCTGGAGAATTTCCGCACCGAGTGGGTGTCGTTCCGTCAGACCGTCGATCGTCTCGTGGGAACCGGTGAGATGGCATGAATTCCAACCAGACCGACGTGGTCGGTGAGTACTTGCGCGAGGTCGAGCTGCGGCTGAGCGGCCTGCCGCTGTTGCAGCGGCGGGAGCTGCTGGCCGACCTGGCCGCGCACATCGAGACCGAGCGCGTCGAGCGCAACGTGCGCGGCGAGGCCGAGATGATCGAGATCCTGGAGCGGCTCGGCAGCCCCGAGGTGGTCGCCGCCGCGGCATATGAGGAGGCCGGCACGCCCCGGATGGCGCCACCGGCCGCCCCGCCGCCGCCGTTCGCCTCGCCGATGCCCCCGCCGCCCGCGGTGCAGCCCCGCCGCACCGGCTGGATCTTCGTGGCCCTGGCCGTGGTCGGCGTCGTTATCGTGCTGTGCCTGGGCTCCGCCCTGATGCTGGCCCGCAACGACAGCGACCAGCCGCCGGCGCCCGAGCAGGCGCCGCCGGCCCCGACCGCGACGTTCTAGCCGGGCAGCGACGGGCCGAGCACGTCGTCCGCGTCGACGATGGTGTACGCGTACCCCTGCTCGGCCAGGAACCGCTGCCGGTGCGCGGCGTACTCGGTGTCGATGGTGTCCCGGGA
Above is a genomic segment from Actinoplanes ianthinogenes containing:
- a CDS encoding YcxB family protein; this encodes MQISGEYGYTFGWLRRMFAAMFPRSRQMRIAGGALTVFFALFLAFDDEERTRSFWLVLTGLILTFNPEALAALTWLTQRKHIATPMRYILTEAGAEIQGVNSSTRVSWSGLAWVRLLPDMWLLRNGAASIAIPRAAFTPADQATVDAFLTNSIMAGAVRAG
- a CDS encoding PadR family transcriptional regulator; translation: MAEGAQLASGLRRGTLEFCVLAMVEREDRYGTEIVRRLAEEQTLAATEGTIYPLLSRLRRGGLLDSKWAESPSGPPRRYYSLTPSGRDALENFRTEWVSFRQTVDRLVGTGEMA
- a CDS encoding HAAS signaling domain-containing protein, encoding MNSNQTDVVGEYLREVELRLSGLPLLQRRELLADLAAHIETERVERNVRGEAEMIEILERLGSPEVVAAAAYEEAGTPRMAPPAAPPPPFASPMPPPPAVQPRRTGWIFVALAVVGVVIVLCLGSALMLARNDSDQPPAPEQAPPAPTATF